A window from Pseudomonas moraviensis encodes these proteins:
- a CDS encoding putative 2-aminoethylphosphonate ABC transporter substrate-binding protein, which translates to MFKPMALAAAVLATFSLNVFAAKTELTVYTALEAEQLKSYKEAFEKANPDVEIKWVRDSTGIITAKLLAEKARPQADAVWGLAASSLAILDQQGMLQSYAPKDLGKIGANYRDAANPPAWVGMDVWAATICFNTVEAEKQGLSKPVSWQDLTKPEYKGKIVMPNPASSGTGFLDVSAWLQTFGEKQGWAYMDGLHQNIGQYVHSGSKPCKLAAAGEFPIGISFEYPAVQLKRQGAPLDIILPKEGLGWEIEATAVIKGTPHEEAAKKLADFSASAEAMDLYKENFAVLAQPGIAKPQTELPADYEQRLIKNDFAWASKNRDEILAEWRKRYDGKSEKIVAK; encoded by the coding sequence ATGTTCAAGCCTATGGCCCTGGCCGCTGCTGTGCTCGCGACTTTCAGCCTGAATGTCTTCGCGGCGAAAACCGAGTTGACGGTGTACACCGCCCTCGAAGCCGAACAGTTGAAGTCCTACAAGGAAGCCTTCGAAAAGGCCAACCCGGACGTCGAAATCAAATGGGTGCGCGATTCCACCGGGATCATCACCGCCAAACTCCTCGCCGAAAAAGCCCGGCCGCAGGCGGATGCGGTGTGGGGCCTGGCGGCTTCGAGTCTGGCGATCCTCGATCAGCAAGGCATGCTGCAAAGCTATGCGCCGAAGGATCTCGGCAAGATCGGCGCGAACTACCGCGACGCCGCCAACCCGCCGGCCTGGGTCGGCATGGACGTGTGGGCGGCGACCATTTGCTTCAACACCGTCGAAGCCGAAAAGCAGGGGCTGAGCAAACCCGTGAGTTGGCAGGACCTGACCAAGCCTGAGTACAAGGGCAAGATCGTCATGCCCAATCCGGCGTCGTCCGGCACCGGTTTCCTCGACGTCAGCGCCTGGCTGCAAACCTTCGGCGAGAAGCAGGGCTGGGCCTACATGGACGGCTTGCACCAGAACATCGGCCAGTACGTTCACTCCGGTTCCAAGCCTTGCAAACTGGCAGCGGCGGGGGAGTTTCCGATCGGGATTTCCTTTGAATACCCTGCCGTGCAGCTGAAACGCCAGGGCGCGCCGCTGGACATCATCCTGCCGAAGGAGGGCCTGGGCTGGGAGATCGAGGCGACAGCGGTGATCAAAGGCACCCCGCATGAAGAAGCGGCGAAGAAACTCGCCGACTTCTCCGCCAGCGCCGAGGCGATGGACTTGTACAAAGAGAACTTCGCTGTTCTTGCACAGCCGGGGATTGCCAAGCCGCAGACCGAATTGCCAGCCGATTATGAGCAGCGCCTGATCAAGAACGACTTTGCCTGGGCCTCGAAGAATCGCGACGAGATCCTGGCTGAATGGCGCAAGCGGTATGACGGCAAGTCCGAGAAGATTGTCGCGAAATAA
- a CDS encoding putative 2-aminoethylphosphonate ABC transporter permease subunit codes for MNSNLALPLPHKQVRQSSKAEIGDRLFVVGGKILLLVLLGLAVLLPLLAIFWRGFSNDAGQGGGWLAAKELVTSANFHWLLGNSLKVSLSVAAIVVPLAYLFAYALQRTLIPGKGIWRGISLLPLMAPSMLPGIALVYLFGNQGMLRGLLSDNIYGFWGIVLGEVIYTFPHALMILLSALSLADARLFDAASSMGASPAKAFRSITWPATRQAVFAAFCLVFTLTITDFGVPVVVGGDYQVLALEAYKAVVGQQQFGRGALIGMVLLLPALFSFGVDAWLRRRQGDSMSGRAQVFKPLPSKLRDGCYLVIVLLISAALLLVFGMAVFSSLVKFWPYNLSLSLNHYQFNETAGGGWLAYSNSLKMALGTALIGSVLIFTGAYLMEKTRTQRGLNLTLRLLSFVPMAVPGLVLGLGYVFFFNLSGNPLHVLYGTMTLLIVCTIAHYLTTAQMTATTALRQLDAEFEAAALSLKAPLYRHYLRVTVPICLPALLDIVRYLFVSAMTTVSAAIFLYSPDTILAAVAVLNMDDAGNVGGAAAMSTLILFTSAGVSLLLAWASRGLLRRSQAWRQTAPGH; via the coding sequence ATGAACAGCAATCTCGCGCTGCCGCTACCGCACAAGCAGGTGCGACAGTCCTCGAAAGCCGAGATCGGTGATCGCCTGTTCGTGGTCGGCGGGAAAATCCTCCTGCTGGTGTTGCTCGGCCTCGCAGTGCTGCTGCCCTTGCTGGCGATCTTCTGGCGCGGTTTCAGCAATGACGCCGGGCAGGGCGGTGGCTGGCTCGCGGCTAAGGAGTTGGTGACCAGCGCCAATTTCCACTGGCTGCTCGGCAACAGCCTGAAAGTTTCCCTCAGCGTCGCCGCCATCGTGGTACCGCTGGCCTACCTGTTTGCCTACGCGCTGCAACGCACGCTGATTCCTGGCAAAGGCATCTGGCGCGGGATTTCCCTGCTGCCGCTGATGGCGCCGTCGATGCTGCCGGGGATTGCGCTGGTCTATCTGTTCGGCAACCAGGGCATGCTGCGTGGGCTGCTCTCGGACAACATCTACGGGTTCTGGGGCATTGTGCTGGGTGAGGTGATTTATACCTTCCCCCATGCGCTGATGATTCTGCTCTCGGCATTGTCGCTGGCCGATGCGCGTCTGTTCGATGCTGCGTCGAGCATGGGCGCCAGTCCGGCCAAGGCGTTTCGCAGCATCACCTGGCCGGCGACCCGGCAGGCGGTGTTTGCAGCGTTCTGTCTGGTGTTCACCCTGACCATCACCGATTTCGGTGTGCCGGTGGTGGTCGGTGGCGACTATCAAGTGCTGGCGCTGGAGGCCTACAAAGCCGTGGTCGGCCAGCAGCAATTCGGTCGCGGCGCGTTGATCGGCATGGTGCTGTTGCTGCCGGCGCTGTTCAGTTTCGGCGTCGATGCCTGGCTGCGTCGCCGCCAAGGCGACTCGATGAGCGGACGGGCGCAGGTGTTCAAACCGCTGCCGTCCAAGCTGCGCGACGGCTGCTATCTGGTGATCGTTTTGCTGATCAGCGCCGCGCTGCTGCTGGTGTTCGGCATGGCGGTGTTTTCGTCGCTGGTGAAGTTCTGGCCATACAACCTGTCGCTGTCGCTCAACCACTATCAGTTCAACGAGACCGCCGGCGGTGGCTGGCTCGCCTACAGCAACAGTCTGAAGATGGCGTTGGGCACGGCGCTGATCGGCAGCGTGCTGATCTTCACCGGCGCTTATCTGATGGAGAAAACCCGCACCCAGCGCGGCCTCAACCTGACGTTGCGCCTGCTCAGTTTCGTGCCGATGGCCGTGCCTGGGCTGGTGCTTGGCCTGGGTTATGTCTTCTTCTTCAACCTCAGCGGCAATCCGCTGCACGTGCTCTACGGGACGATGACGCTGCTGATCGTCTGCACCATTGCGCACTATCTGACCACCGCACAAATGACCGCGACCACCGCGCTGCGCCAGCTCGACGCCGAGTTCGAAGCGGCGGCGCTGTCGCTCAAGGCGCCGCTGTACCGGCATTACCTGCGCGTGACCGTGCCGATCTGCCTGCCGGCGCTGCTGGACATCGTGCGCTACCTGTTCGTCTCGGCGATGACCACGGTTTCCGCTGCGATCTTCCTCTACAGCCCTGACACCATCCTCGCGGCGGTCGCAGTGCTGAACATGGACGACGCCGGCAATGTCGGCGGCGCGGCGGCGATGTCGACCCTGATTCTGTTCACCTCGGCGGGCGTGTCCTTGCTGCTGGCGTGGGCTTCGCGCGGCCTGTTGCGCCGTTCCCAGGCCTGGCGGCAAACCGCCCCCGGTCACTGA
- a CDS encoding putative 2-aminoethylphosphonate ABC transporter ATP-binding protein: MNPAIATALTHPGAPMKVRGVHKRFGAFTALDNVSLDVAAGELVCLLGPSGCGKTTLLRCIAGLEKQDSGELYLGERDVSHLAPQARDYGILFQSYALFPNLTVEANIAYGLAGSGRDEVRRRVGQMLELVGLTGSEKKYPGQLSGGQQQRVALARALAPAPSLLLLDEPMSALDARVREHLCTELRQLQRNLGITTLMVTHNQDEAMLMADRIAVMNNGRVEQYATPQEIYDRPATPFVAEFVGQGNWLPFQRSSASHAKVGGMNLRLADGSVHSASGRLFCRPEAINVNPLVHEENLFPAKVREITFLGNRCRMSFELDQLPGHPLLAEIAPEAMPRLGAQQIMVALPPRSLQVFA; the protein is encoded by the coding sequence ATGAATCCTGCCATCGCAACTGCCCTGACCCACCCCGGTGCGCCGATGAAAGTGCGCGGCGTGCACAAGCGTTTCGGCGCGTTCACTGCGCTGGATAACGTTTCCCTCGATGTCGCCGCCGGTGAACTGGTGTGTCTGCTCGGCCCGTCGGGCTGTGGCAAGACCACGCTGCTGCGCTGCATCGCTGGGCTGGAGAAGCAGGACAGCGGCGAGCTGTATCTGGGTGAGCGCGACGTCTCGCACCTCGCCCCGCAAGCTCGCGACTACGGCATTCTGTTCCAGTCCTACGCGCTGTTCCCCAATCTGACCGTCGAGGCGAACATTGCCTACGGCCTCGCCGGCAGCGGGCGCGATGAAGTGCGCCGTCGCGTCGGTCAGATGCTGGAACTGGTCGGCCTCACCGGCAGTGAGAAAAAGTACCCCGGCCAATTGTCCGGCGGCCAACAACAACGCGTGGCGCTCGCCCGTGCCCTGGCGCCGGCCCCGTCGCTATTATTGCTCGATGAACCAATGTCGGCCCTCGACGCTCGGGTTCGCGAGCACCTGTGCACCGAGCTGCGCCAGTTGCAACGCAACCTCGGCATTACCACCCTGATGGTCACGCACAATCAGGACGAAGCGATGTTGATGGCCGACCGCATCGCGGTGATGAACAACGGTCGCGTCGAGCAGTACGCCACCCCGCAGGAAATCTACGACCGCCCGGCCACGCCGTTCGTGGCCGAGTTTGTCGGCCAGGGCAACTGGTTGCCGTTCCAGCGCAGCAGCGCAAGCCACGCCAAGGTCGGCGGGATGAATCTGCGCTTGGCCGATGGCAGCGTGCACAGCGCCTCGGGTCGACTGTTCTGCCGCCCGGAGGCGATCAATGTCAATCCGCTGGTGCATGAAGAAAACCTGTTCCCGGCCAAGGTTCGCGAGATCACTTTCCTCGGCAATCGCTGCCGGATGAGCTTTGAACTTGATCAGCTTCCGGGCCACCCACTGCTCGCCGAAATTGCCCCGGAAGCGATGCCGCGTCTCGGCGCGCAGCAGATCATGGTTGCCTTGCCGCCGCGTAGCCTTCAGGTGTTTGCCTGA
- a CDS encoding LysR family transcriptional regulator → MLSAELKAFYMVARLGSITLAAKKLGLSQPTVTTQIRNLESQYSVELFYRGGRRLSVSDEGARLLPMVKTLLQQEADIEFFLRNSGQVQGTLRIAATAPYYILDLVNTFRERLPQVEVSVEIGNSQQVLEALEDYRVDVAASSQLLDDARLIRRVLGTDPLVLAVHRNHPLAAQAHVTLSALAGHTLLMRESGSTTRRLTEELLASAGVSFGPLLEIGSRESIREAVLRNIGISIIARQEVPHDPQLRVLTIENAPQIPEYLYCLKERKGARLPAAFLGLAQEMSPA, encoded by the coding sequence GTGCTGAGTGCCGAGCTGAAAGCGTTCTACATGGTCGCCCGCTTGGGCAGTATCACGCTGGCGGCGAAAAAACTCGGCCTCAGTCAACCGACCGTGACCACGCAGATCCGTAACCTGGAAAGTCAGTATTCGGTGGAGCTGTTTTATCGCGGCGGTCGACGCCTGAGCGTCAGCGACGAAGGCGCGCGCTTGTTGCCAATGGTCAAAACCCTGTTGCAGCAAGAGGCCGACATCGAGTTCTTTTTGCGTAACAGCGGCCAGGTGCAGGGCACGTTGCGCATTGCCGCTACCGCGCCGTATTACATCCTCGATCTGGTAAATACCTTCCGCGAGCGTTTGCCACAGGTGGAAGTGTCGGTGGAAATCGGCAACTCGCAGCAAGTGCTCGAAGCGCTGGAGGATTACCGCGTGGATGTCGCGGCGTCGTCACAGTTGCTCGACGATGCGCGATTGATTCGCCGGGTGCTCGGCACCGATCCGCTGGTACTGGCGGTGCATCGCAATCATCCGTTGGCGGCGCAAGCGCATGTGACGTTGAGTGCACTGGCCGGACATACGCTGTTGATGCGGGAGTCGGGTTCAACCACGCGGCGCTTGACCGAAGAGTTGCTCGCCAGCGCCGGGGTCAGCTTCGGGCCGCTGCTGGAGATCGGCAGTCGCGAGTCGATTCGTGAAGCCGTGCTGCGCAATATCGGCATCAGCATCATTGCGCGTCAGGAAGTGCCGCATGATCCGCAGTTGCGCGTGCTGACCATCGAGAATGCACCGCAGATTCCGGAATATCTGTATTGCCTCAAGGAAAGGAAGGGCGCGCGGTTGCCGGCGGCTTTTTTGGGACTCGCACAGGAAATGTCCCCGGCCTGA
- a CDS encoding heavy metal translocating P-type ATPase, translating into MSDSLHTHKPGDGHDHSHKLQPVHKHDHGGDSCCGSKAAAPALVQLSEKTSADARLSSFRIEAMDCPTEQTLIQNKLGKLAGVQQLQFNLINRVLGVTHNLPGTEPITEAIKSLGMHAEPLEAGVDAPVPVAVKKHWWPLALSGLTALGAEVIHFTSAAPDWVVAVVALVSILSGGLGTYKKGWIALKNLNLNINALMSIAVTGAILIGQWPEAAMVMFLFTVAELIEARSLDRARNAISGLMQMTPEQATVLQADGNWREQEVKSVELGARVRVKPGERIALDGAVVSGSSTIDQAPITGESLPVEKTVGDKVFAGTINQAGSLEYTVTAAANNSTLARIIHAVEQAQGARAPTQRFVDQFSKIYTPAVFVFALAVAVIPPLFMGAAWFDWIYRALVLLVVACPCALVISTPVTIVSGLAAAARKGILVKGGVYLEGGFKLDYLALDKTGTITHGKPVQTDYLCLEATAEQTAPAIAAALAGRSDHPVSLAIANAAVDKDSAAPAVDNFEALAGRGVKGDINGQTYHLGNHRLVEELGLCSPQLEEKLFALEKRGKSVVLLLDSSGPLALFAVADTVKESSREAIRQLHELGVKTLMLTGDNVHTAQAIAAQVGIDEARGDLLPTDKLQAIEDLYKQGHRVGMVGDGINDAPALARAEIGFAMAAAGTDTAIETADVALMDDDLRKIPAFINLSRNTASILKQNIALALVIKAIFLAVTFAGLATMWMAVFADMGVSLLVVFNGLRLLRK; encoded by the coding sequence ATGAGCGATTCCCTGCACACCCACAAGCCCGGCGACGGCCACGATCACAGTCATAAATTGCAGCCCGTGCACAAACATGACCACGGTGGCGATTCCTGCTGCGGGTCGAAAGCCGCAGCGCCTGCGTTGGTGCAACTGAGCGAAAAGACCAGCGCCGATGCGCGCCTGAGCAGTTTCCGCATCGAGGCGATGGATTGCCCGACCGAGCAGACGCTGATCCAGAATAAGCTCGGCAAACTGGCTGGGGTGCAGCAGCTGCAATTCAACCTGATCAACCGCGTTCTTGGCGTGACCCACAATCTGCCGGGCACCGAGCCGATCACCGAAGCGATCAAGTCCCTCGGCATGCACGCCGAGCCGCTCGAGGCGGGTGTCGACGCGCCAGTACCGGTAGCGGTGAAAAAACACTGGTGGCCATTGGCGCTGTCCGGCTTGACCGCGCTGGGCGCCGAAGTCATTCATTTCACCAGCGCCGCGCCGGACTGGGTGGTGGCAGTCGTTGCGCTGGTGTCGATCCTCAGCGGCGGCCTCGGCACCTACAAAAAGGGCTGGATTGCCCTGAAGAACCTTAACCTCAACATCAATGCGCTGATGAGCATCGCCGTAACCGGCGCCATCCTCATCGGTCAGTGGCCGGAAGCGGCGATGGTGATGTTCCTTTTCACCGTCGCCGAGTTGATCGAGGCACGCTCGCTGGATCGTGCACGCAATGCGATCAGCGGCTTGATGCAGATGACCCCCGAGCAAGCCACGGTCTTGCAGGCCGACGGCAACTGGCGCGAACAAGAGGTGAAAAGCGTTGAACTTGGTGCCCGCGTACGGGTGAAACCCGGCGAGCGTATCGCCCTGGACGGCGCGGTGGTCAGCGGCAGCTCGACCATAGATCAGGCGCCGATCACCGGGGAAAGCCTGCCCGTGGAGAAAACCGTCGGTGACAAAGTCTTCGCTGGCACCATCAATCAGGCCGGTTCGCTGGAATATACGGTCACCGCTGCGGCTAACAACTCGACACTCGCGCGGATCATCCACGCCGTCGAACAGGCGCAAGGCGCACGGGCGCCGACCCAGCGTTTCGTTGATCAATTCTCGAAAATCTACACCCCGGCGGTGTTCGTCTTCGCTTTGGCCGTGGCGGTGATTCCGCCGCTGTTCATGGGTGCGGCGTGGTTCGACTGGATCTACCGCGCGCTGGTGCTGCTGGTGGTGGCCTGCCCGTGCGCACTGGTGATTTCCACCCCGGTGACCATCGTCAGCGGCCTCGCAGCGGCGGCGCGCAAAGGCATTCTGGTCAAGGGCGGCGTGTATCTGGAGGGCGGCTTCAAGCTCGATTATCTGGCGCTGGATAAAACCGGCACGATCACCCATGGCAAACCGGTGCAGACCGATTACTTGTGCCTGGAGGCAACCGCCGAGCAAACTGCACCCGCCATCGCCGCAGCGTTGGCCGGACGCTCCGATCATCCGGTATCGCTGGCCATTGCCAACGCTGCTGTGGATAAAGATTCCGCGGCGCCCGCTGTGGATAACTTCGAAGCGCTGGCTGGGCGTGGCGTCAAAGGCGATATCAATGGCCAGACCTATCACCTGGGCAACCATCGTCTGGTCGAGGAACTGGGTCTGTGCTCGCCGCAATTGGAGGAAAAACTCTTCGCGCTGGAGAAACGGGGCAAATCCGTGGTGCTGCTGCTCGACAGTTCTGGCCCGCTGGCGTTGTTTGCCGTGGCCGACACGGTCAAGGAAAGCAGCCGCGAAGCGATTCGTCAGTTGCATGAACTCGGTGTGAAAACCCTGATGCTCACTGGCGACAACGTCCACACCGCGCAAGCGATTGCCGCTCAGGTCGGTATCGACGAGGCGCGCGGCGACTTGCTGCCGACCGACAAACTGCAGGCCATCGAAGACCTGTACAAGCAGGGCCATCGCGTCGGCATGGTCGGCGACGGCATCAATGACGCGCCGGCACTGGCCCGCGCCGAGATCGGTTTCGCCATGGCTGCCGCAGGCACCGACACCGCGATCGAAACCGCCGATGTCGCCCTGATGGACGACGATCTGCGCAAGATCCCCGCGTTCATCAACCTGTCTCGCAATACCGCGAGCATCCTGAAACAGAACATCGCGCTGGCCCTGGTGATCAAGGCGATCTTTCTTGCGGTAACCTTCGCCGGGCTTGCCACCATGTGGATGGCAGTGTTCGCCGATATGGGCGTGAGCCTGCTGGTGGTGTTCAACGGGTTGCGCCTGTTGCGTAAATAA
- the cadR gene encoding Cd(II)/Pb(II)-responsive transcriptional regulator, producing MKIGELAKLTDCAVETIRYYERENLLPEPARSDGNYRVYTQAHAERLTFIRNCRTLDMTLEEIRSLLALRDSPQDQCESVNALIDEHIQHVKARIDGLLALQAQLLDLRQRCGEGPEADQCGILQRLEVSGGVVATEVEHSHVGRSHGH from the coding sequence ATGAAGATCGGCGAACTGGCGAAACTCACCGACTGCGCCGTGGAAACCATCCGCTACTACGAGCGCGAAAACCTCCTCCCGGAACCGGCGCGCAGCGACGGCAACTACCGCGTCTACACCCAGGCCCACGCCGAGCGCCTGACCTTCATCCGCAACTGCCGCACCCTCGACATGACTCTCGAAGAAATCCGCAGCCTCCTCGCCCTGCGCGACAGCCCGCAGGATCAGTGCGAAAGCGTCAATGCGCTGATCGACGAACACATCCAGCATGTGAAGGCGCGGATTGACGGATTGCTGGCCTTGCAGGCACAACTGCTCGACCTGCGCCAACGCTGTGGCGAAGGCCCGGAGGCGGATCAATGCGGGATCTTGCAGCGGCTGGAAGTGAGTGGCGGGGTTGTTGCGACGGAGGTTGAGCATTCCCATGTGGGCCGTAGCCACGGCCATTGA
- a CDS encoding thymidylate synthase, with protein MKQYLELVSHVIQNGSKQANRTGINTISFPGAMLRFDLQEGFPAITTRKMAFKSAIGEMCGFLRGVNNAAEFRALGCKVWDQNANENAQWLANPFRQGDDDLGEIYGVQWRKWPAYKQIPLSNTAAIEQTLSNGYKQIAQGEEDGQAYVVMYKAIDQVRQCVDTIIKDPGSRRILFHGWNVAQLDEMALPPCHLLYQFHPNVETKEISLTLYIRSNDLGLGTPFNLTEGAALLSLIGRLTGYTPRWFTYFIGDAHVYENHLDMLNEQLKREPFAMPKLKISDRVPEFAKTGVYQPEWLELVEPSDFSLEGYEHHPPMTAPMAV; from the coding sequence ATGAAGCAATATCTCGAACTGGTCTCGCACGTCATCCAGAACGGCAGTAAACAGGCCAACCGCACCGGCATCAACACCATCAGTTTCCCGGGGGCGATGCTGCGTTTCGATCTGCAGGAAGGTTTTCCGGCGATCACCACGCGCAAAATGGCCTTCAAATCGGCCATCGGCGAGATGTGCGGTTTTCTGCGTGGCGTGAACAACGCCGCTGAATTCCGCGCGCTGGGCTGCAAGGTCTGGGACCAGAACGCCAACGAAAACGCGCAGTGGCTGGCCAACCCGTTCCGTCAGGGCGACGACGACCTCGGCGAAATCTACGGGGTGCAATGGCGCAAATGGCCGGCGTACAAGCAGATCCCGCTGAGCAACACCGCCGCCATCGAGCAAACCTTGAGCAACGGCTACAAGCAGATCGCTCAGGGCGAAGAAGACGGCCAGGCTTACGTCGTGATGTACAAGGCGATCGACCAGGTGCGCCAGTGCGTCGACACGATCATCAAGGATCCGGGCAGCCGGCGCATTCTGTTCCACGGCTGGAACGTCGCCCAGCTCGATGAAATGGCCCTGCCGCCGTGCCATCTGCTGTACCAGTTCCACCCGAACGTGGAGACCAAAGAGATCTCGCTGACCCTGTACATCCGCTCCAACGATCTGGGTCTGGGTACGCCGTTCAACCTCACCGAAGGCGCCGCGCTGCTGAGCCTGATCGGTCGCCTGACCGGTTACACGCCGCGCTGGTTCACCTATTTCATCGGTGATGCCCACGTCTACGAAAACCACTTGGACATGCTCAACGAACAGCTCAAGCGCGAGCCGTTTGCCATGCCGAAACTGAAGATCTCCGATCGCGTGCCGGAGTTTGCCAAGACCGGTGTGTATCAACCGGAGTGGCTGGAACTGGTCGAGCCGAGCGACTTCTCGCTGGAAGGCTACGAGCACCATCCGCCAATGACTGCGCCGATGGCGGTCTGA
- the lgt gene encoding prolipoprotein diacylglyceryl transferase, which translates to MLPYPQIDPVALAIGPLKIHWYGLMYLIGIGGAWLLASRRLNRFDPTWTKEKLSDLVFWLSMGVIVGGRLGYVLFYDLSAYLANPTLIFEVWKGGMSFHGGFIGVMLAALWFGKRNGKSFFQLMDFVAPMVPIGLGAGRIGNFINAELWGKATDVPWAMVFPPFSDPAQLPRHPSQLYQFALEGVALFLILWIFSRKPRPTMAVSGMFALFYGIFRFIVEFVRVPDAQLGYLAWNWLTMGQVLCVPMIVGGLLLIWLAYRRAPAAPLAPTA; encoded by the coding sequence ATGCTGCCTTACCCGCAGATCGACCCGGTGGCCCTGGCCATCGGTCCGCTGAAAATCCACTGGTATGGTCTGATGTACCTGATCGGCATCGGCGGCGCGTGGCTGTTGGCGTCGCGCCGGCTCAACCGCTTCGACCCGACCTGGACCAAGGAGAAGCTCTCCGATCTGGTGTTCTGGCTATCGATGGGCGTGATCGTCGGCGGCCGTCTGGGTTACGTGCTGTTCTACGACCTGAGCGCGTACCTGGCCAATCCGACGCTGATTTTCGAAGTGTGGAAGGGCGGCATGTCGTTCCACGGCGGATTCATCGGCGTGATGCTCGCGGCCCTGTGGTTCGGCAAGCGCAATGGCAAGTCGTTCTTCCAGTTGATGGACTTCGTCGCGCCGATGGTGCCGATCGGTCTGGGCGCCGGGCGCATCGGCAACTTCATCAACGCCGAGCTGTGGGGCAAGGCCACCGACGTGCCATGGGCCATGGTGTTCCCGCCGTTCAGCGATCCGGCGCAGTTGCCGCGCCATCCATCGCAGCTGTATCAGTTCGCCCTCGAAGGCGTGGCGCTGTTCCTGATCCTGTGGATTTTCTCGCGCAAACCGCGCCCGACCATGGCCGTCTCCGGCATGTTCGCGCTGTTCTATGGCATCTTCCGTTTCATCGTCGAATTCGTCCGCGTGCCGGACGCGCAGTTGGGCTACCTGGCGTGGAACTGGCTGACCATGGGCCAAGTGCTCTGCGTGCCGATGATCGTCGGCGGGCTGTTGCTGATCTGGCTGGCCTATCGTCGCGCCCCGGCAGCGCCGCTCGCGCCGACGGCTTAA